A part of Aegilops tauschii subsp. strangulata cultivar AL8/78 chromosome 2, Aet v6.0, whole genome shotgun sequence genomic DNA contains:
- the LOC109738463 gene encoding protein IRON-RELATED TRANSCRIPTION FACTOR 2, whose protein sequence is MDHQLYGDPSANSFSPLEAQIFSGQLPPSPPWPNLDVDLDLDLHVLEDDIVRELSGRPANAASSGSGSGGPGSHKKLSHNAYERDRRKQLNELYLSLRSLLPDADHTKKLSIPTTVCRALKYIPELQKQVENLEKKKEKLASANCKPGVLSASGSIAPTVSATCLNDKEIMVQISLLRGTDAATALPLSKCINVLENEGLQLISSSTSSTFGNKTFYNLHLQRSQGALNMECPSFCDILEQAIRKTAGLYLQH, encoded by the exons ATGGATCACCAGCTGTACGGGGACCCGTCCGCGAACAGCTTCTCTCCGCTGGAGGCGCAGATCTTCTCCGGCCAGCTGCCGCCGTCACCGCCGTGGCCGAATCTCGACGTTGACCTCGACCTGGACCTCCACGTTCTCGAGGACGACATCGTCCGCGAGCTCTCCGGGAGGCCGGCAAACGCGGCATCGTcaggctccggctccggcggccCCGGCTCCCACAAGAAGCTCAGTCACAACGCGTACGAGCGCGACCGCCGGAAGCAGCTCAACGAGCTCTACCTCTCTCTCCGTTCTCTCCTCCCGGACGCCGACCACACT AAGAAACTGAGCATTCCGACGACGGTGTGTCGAGCGCTCAAGTACATCCCCGAGCTGCAGAAACAGGTGGAGAATctggagaagaagaaagagaaactTGCTAGTGCCAACTGCAAACCAGGGGTACTGAGCGCGAGCGGCAGCATAGCTCCAACTGTGTCCGCTACTTGCCTCAACGACAAGGAAATCATGGTTCAGATTAGCTTGCTGAGAGGTACGGATGCTGCTACAGCTCTACCTCTTTCCAAGTGTATCAATGTACTGGAGAATGAAGGACTTCAGCTCATCAGTTCATCAACTTCCTCCACCTTTGGGAACAAAACGTTCTATAACCTCCATCTTCAG AGAAGTCAAGGAGCACTAAACATGGAGTGCCCGTCGTTTTGTGACATTTTGGAACAAGCCATCAGGAAAACAGCGGGACTATATCTGCAGCACTAG